AGAAGGGTACGCACTCGTCGGCTTCTGTGCGGGAACGTTCGACTGTATTCCGATCGCACTCACCTACGCTGTTTGTATCGTCATCACCATTACCTCACTCGTCGTCCTCACCACAGCTACCGCCGCTCGGTTCGCCGAACGCCTCGAAGGTGGTCTCGCGGACTATCTTCCCGCTCTCAGTGCATTCGTTCTCGGATTCACGGGAGTCGTCTTCGTTCTCGAGGGTCTCGGCATCCTCCACATTCTCCCCTAATCGCAAAAGGGTACAGTGCTAGAAGTGCCAGTGCGTTCAGAGTCATCGTCCTTGACTTTGGGTGTTTACCCGCTAGGCGCTCGGTCCACCAGCATTCTTGTCCTGTGCATTCTCTGAATTAGATTGAATCAAAAAATCGATTATATGCGCCTAATGAGGGCTTTTATTAGTGAGTAGCGATGAACCAAGATGATGGATGAGCACCTAGACAGGTTTCGACGAGCAACATGGGCAAACCTTCTAGGGAATACCCTCAAAATGTCATCGAAGGGGCGGTGGGGGTAGCTTTCGGGAGTACTGCATTGATCGCGAACGCCGGTCATTCAGTCGCCGACCTCGCTGCAAGTGGCGTTGTCCATATTTGGGGTCCGACCGCGTTTGAGCCACTTGACACCACCCATCAGCATGGTCACGACCGATTTGAGCCACTCACTGCGCTCATCGCTGGTGGTGCACTTGTTCCACTCGGCGGGATTCTTCTCTACGAAAGTGTCGAAAAATACCTTCGTGGGAACGAAGCAACGTTCAGTATCTTCCTCGTTGGTGCGCTTCTCTTCTCGATGGTCGATATGTATGGGACCTACCGATATACCGAGCGTCTCAATCAGATCGTGAACTCATCGAGTCTCCATTCGCTTGCTAGAGATTGTCTCAACTATTTTTATACGATTATCGCTGCACTCGTCGGAGTGCTCGGAGTGTGGGCGGGATACCCGGTTCTCGATCCAGTTGCCGGTGCGCTCATTAGCTTAGTTGTTATGAAAGAGGGCGTTGAGTTGGCACGCGAAAATGTTTCATACCTATTGGATCGTGCGCCGCCGAAAGAGACCCAGGAACAGATTCTCGCGACAATTGAGGACCACCCGGATGTTCATGGTGTGCATGACGTCGCGATGTATTATTCAGGAACTGACATCGAAGTCGAATTTCATGCTGAGATCGATGCGGATCGACCCTTCGAGGATGCCCATGCTCTTGAAACAGATCTCATCCAAACCTTCAGCGAGAGAATGGTGTCAGCGATGTCCATGTTCATCTCGACCCATCCTCGTGAATCGACTCGGGCTCAAGTCCGGGGCCATTCTCATACACTGACTGTAAATAGGAATTCGTTCGTACCGCTGTTTCGAGAATTACACCACAACACATTTTCACTGCTATTCCAAACAGCACTCCAATAGTGATTCGTCAGGAACGACTAGATCCGATATCACACGCACGTCATAGATAAGAGACATGAATCATGAGATTTCGACACGCCATCAGTAGTTCACTAGTCGTTGTTGGGCTTACAGCTGCGATTACCCCGGTTGCTGCCCATTCGGGAACGACGCACGCAGAAACGCCACATGAGATACTCTTTTTTGCCTTCATCGGTGGGATCTGTGCAATAATTAGTGCGGGTCTGGCCATGCACCGCGATATTTTACCGCATCCACTCATTGGAATACTTCTCACGGGAGGTGCTATTACTGCCGTCTTTGGGGGGGATCGGCCTCGTCGAAATCCAGGTTGTCGGTCAAACGCCACCGACACTTACCGCGTTCTATCCCGTTTTGACCCTTCTCCTGGCTGGAATCCTTGCTATCGGCGGATTCCTTTTCATTCGATTCAAATATCCGATGAAGCCTCAGTACGCATTGCTCTGTGTGTTGCTAGCAGGATGGATTGGATATCCCACGGTGATGCCGAATCAAGGATACTACAATCCACTCGGATATGGTCTTGTTTTGACCCTCCCGTTCCTCATCGCGTATCTCATTTGGACTGAAGCGCGGGGTGTCCTCCAGAGTCTCCGGTTACAAACGATACCGAAGGTAGTTGGAATAGGAGCTGGATTGCTAATGAGTATCTTCTTTGCATTCTCCGCGGGGACGATGAGCTTCAATCCTGATTCGGGGGTTAACGCACCAACGGAGGCGTTTTTCATTCCTTACCAGGTGGCGAGCCCATTGGTTGTCTGGCCTGCGGTTGAATGGTACTTCCCGTCGATTCCCTTTACTGGCTATCTCTCGGTTGGTACCTTGGTGCTGATGCTTATTTTGGGAGGGTTGATTGGTTTAAACGTCGCTGTGGTGGTTCAGCAATGGAGTACCGCAGGCTCTGTGGCTGGCAAACAGCTCTTTTCGGGGTCGCTCGCTGCATCTGGAGCGACCGCGTGTTGTTGCTGTGCGCCAGCCTTCTATGGCGTTCTTAGTGTGCTGTTCGGTACAGCTGTCACTCCGGTTTACTGGTCGTTCATGATCCCGTCGTCTCCGGTCGGCAGTACATTCTTTGCGGCGAGCGTTCTCCTCCTTCTTGGGAGTTTTCTCCAGTCAACAGGCGTGTCTCAGAGTACGGCGAATTCGTCGATAACTCCCGCAAATTGAGTGAACTGCTCGTAGAATCACATTCACAACAGGGGCAAAAACCATGACTGCCTTTCAGCGTGAACTCTTTCCGCAATTCCAACATCGGATAATACCGTCTCATTCATAATTAATATCTGATTATGAGTGGCCGAAACTTATCTACGGATCGGTACGCCATTGGCATATCCAGCAATGCCCAAGACAAGTCGTCGGTCCCGACGAGCCGTTCTGCTCTCCAGTGGTACCATCGCGATAACTGCCCTCGCGGGTTGTACGGGTGGATCGAAGGAGAATAAGAAAGAGAATTCAGAAAAGAACGGTGGTAGTGGTAGTCAAAAAGAAATCCAACTTGGTGCAAAGAAGGAGGGTTGGATGGGTCGTGCACCTGATTCAATCAAGGGTAAGAAGAACCCAACCCTCTCGTTGGAACCGGGTCAAAAGTACAAGCTCACCTGGAAGAACCTCGATGGTCTCGAACACGAACTCATGCTCTTAGATAAAAACGGCGAAGAACTCAAAAAGAGCGATGATGGCGAAGAGAAAGGCAAGACGGTTACAATGACGTTTACGGCATCGAAAAAGATGGCGAAGTATAAGTGTGAATATCATCCGAAAACGATGCGCGGTGAGATCAAACTCACGAATAGTAAGTAGCTAAATCAAGCGAGTACTTGTCTCGCTCTACTGTTTGTCCTTCCCCTTCATCGTCGTTGGATGGTATTTGCACCGGTATCGCTTCATTTTCGGCGTTGCAGTGAACGTGACTGATTTCGTCCCCCCGTTCTTCACCATCCTTTGTCTGTTCAAGGATATTCCCATTGGCATCAAGAATCTGGAGCCGGTGTTCGACCCCATCGAGATCGGTCCACGATATTTTGTACTTTGTCCCTGGTTTGAGCGTTAGTGTGGTATTCTTCTTGCCTTGTATCGAACTAGGTGACCGTCCCACCCAGCCAGGAACCTTTCCTCCGAGACGAATTTCGGTTTGATTCTGTGTGCTTGTCAGCCCTTGCTGGATTTTGGGTTGTGCAGTCGTCGTAATCGATAGGGCCATTAGACGAGCTGTGGTGCGTTCCGCATCGCGATCGCCACGAATTGCTATGTAACCGTCATTTGATATATTCTACGACACGGGCCATCCCGGATTCTAGGTGATAGAGGTTGTGACAGTGGAACAGCCAGTTGCCGGGATTGTCCGCGAAAAAGTCGAACGTCACCGACCCCATGTGACCCGGCACGATAACCGTATCCTTCATTACGTCCGCGACCCGGAAGAAATGCCCGTGGAGGTGCATCGGATGAAGCACTGGACTTCGATTCGTCATCTTCACGCGGACGTGTTCTCCTTCCCGGATCTGTAACGGATCAGCGTCGGGGTATGCTTGCCCATCGATGAGCCAGCCATACGAACCGCCCATCTCAGGCGATAGCGTCAGGTCGAACATCCGATCGGGACTTCCACGGAGTTGCTTCGGGAGCTGCTTTGCTCGCAGATCGCTATACTGGAGTGTCCGCCCCCACGATTTGAGACCAGCTGGTGACCCCGACGTATTACCATACCGAAGGATTGCACGAGCCGGCTGTTCGTCGCCGTCGACTGCCTCCCCTCGTATTTCCCATGCACCGGGATTCGTCGCTTCGACGATGGCATCGTAGCG
This Haladaptatus sp. R4 DNA region includes the following protein-coding sequences:
- a CDS encoding cation diffusion facilitator family transporter — protein: MGKPSREYPQNVIEGAVGVAFGSTALIANAGHSVADLAASGVVHIWGPTAFEPLDTTHQHGHDRFEPLTALIAGGALVPLGGILLYESVEKYLRGNEATFSIFLVGALLFSMVDMYGTYRYTERLNQIVNSSSLHSLARDCLNYFYTIIAALVGVLGVWAGYPVLDPVAGALISLVVMKEGVELARENVSYLLDRAPPKETQEQILATIEDHPDVHGVHDVAMYYSGTDIEVEFHAEIDADRPFEDAHALETDLIQTFSERMVSAMSMFISTHPRESTRAQVRGHSHTLTVNRNSFVPLFRELHHNTFSLLFQTALQ
- a CDS encoding plastocyanin/azurin family copper-binding protein, which gives rise to MPKTSRRSRRAVLLSSGTIAITALAGCTGGSKENKKENSEKNGGSGSQKEIQLGAKKEGWMGRAPDSIKGKKNPTLSLEPGQKYKLTWKNLDGLEHELMLLDKNGEELKKSDDGEEKGKTVTMTFTASKKMAKYKCEYHPKTMRGEIKLTNSK